A genomic segment from Candidatus Limnocylindrales bacterium encodes:
- a CDS encoding MMPL family transporter has protein sequence MTSERLRRLRAPCLAITLAISAWLGLHAARIGVEHDNSSLRSTDPADRRSYEDFKATFGSDEDILVAIAHPQLLDARGLGLIADVTSRIQAMDGVRKAWSLVNVEEIASGETGAEPHQLLAPPWDSPDIRERTLAALERNPDFTGWLVSADRKTAGIVVEIEDRPDDSEYRARLVASIRALSPDIAAAGGEMHVTGVPVQKIDVSEYVDRDQAVLLPAAVIVLGLTLALFFRHISGVVVPLAVAGITVVWTVGAYAASGHSLNAITALLPPVLLVIALATTVHVYDAWLAGHSPAGAHPDGHGGDGHDRDGHDPDGRDDAGGEDRAALAVRAVFVPALLCAVTTAQGFLSLLIGGNLPAVHEFGIFAAFGSVVAFLVAMTVVPVALAGIKPPAHRASDAHGWTFRLLGATSGLATRRPVAVLATFTAVTLLLSAGIPLIRTNTDLVGFLRKDAPLRVDTTWIDEHLAGTMPLDFVIRRTDGKPVLTLDGARRLEELERSITAREHVASVTSVLALVRQVHRAESDDHRLALPADAETLQAEIDLLDESGHSLVRRFAAPEMTSLRMTARLHAVGSAVSGPLVAAIRKDAARILGPGIELQPVGSLWEVVRDSETLVDQQVTSFGSAILLVVAAIGLLLRSFTFTIVAMIPNVMPILWTGGLMGYSGIELSTGTAMIASAVLGLVVDDTIHYLSYYRRVYRGDAIAAIRTTSRAIGAPVTVASTSLVLGFWVGALGSFLPTIYFSLLTGLTMITGVVCDLLVLPASLVLLDRIGRRRRDPGTA, from the coding sequence TTGACCAGCGAACGACTTCGCCGCCTGCGCGCGCCGTGCCTCGCGATCACCCTCGCGATCAGTGCGTGGCTCGGCCTTCATGCCGCACGCATCGGAGTCGAGCACGACAACTCGTCCTTGCGCTCGACCGATCCCGCCGACCGCCGCAGCTACGAAGACTTCAAGGCCACGTTCGGCAGCGACGAAGACATTCTCGTCGCCATTGCGCACCCGCAGCTGCTGGACGCGCGCGGACTCGGCCTGATTGCCGACGTCACTTCGCGGATCCAGGCGATGGACGGCGTCCGCAAGGCGTGGAGCCTCGTCAACGTCGAAGAGATCGCCAGCGGAGAAACCGGCGCCGAGCCGCACCAGCTGCTGGCTCCGCCGTGGGATTCGCCGGACATCCGCGAGCGCACGCTCGCGGCGCTCGAGCGCAATCCCGATTTCACGGGCTGGCTCGTGTCGGCCGATCGAAAGACTGCGGGCATCGTCGTCGAGATCGAGGACCGCCCTGACGACAGCGAGTACCGGGCCCGTCTGGTCGCAAGCATCCGCGCGCTGTCGCCGGATATCGCAGCGGCCGGCGGCGAGATGCATGTGACCGGCGTGCCGGTGCAGAAGATCGACGTTTCCGAATACGTCGATCGCGATCAGGCCGTGCTGCTGCCGGCAGCGGTCATCGTGCTCGGGCTGACGCTCGCGCTGTTCTTCCGCCACATCTCCGGCGTCGTCGTCCCGCTCGCAGTTGCCGGCATCACGGTGGTGTGGACAGTCGGTGCATACGCGGCCAGCGGTCATTCGCTCAACGCGATCACTGCGCTGCTGCCGCCGGTGCTGCTCGTCATCGCGCTTGCGACGACCGTGCACGTTTACGATGCGTGGCTGGCAGGGCACTCGCCGGCCGGTGCACATCCGGACGGGCACGGGGGCGACGGGCACGATCGGGATGGTCATGATCCGGACGGGCGCGATGACGCTGGCGGCGAGGATCGCGCCGCGCTTGCCGTGCGCGCCGTCTTCGTGCCCGCGCTGCTGTGCGCGGTGACCACTGCACAAGGCTTCCTGTCGCTTCTGATCGGCGGAAACCTGCCGGCTGTGCACGAGTTCGGCATCTTCGCCGCATTCGGCAGCGTGGTCGCGTTCCTCGTCGCAATGACCGTCGTGCCGGTCGCGCTTGCGGGCATCAAGCCGCCCGCGCATCGCGCGTCGGATGCGCACGGATGGACGTTCCGGCTTCTCGGCGCGACCTCCGGCCTCGCGACGCGCAGGCCGGTCGCCGTGCTCGCGACGTTCACCGCGGTCACGCTTCTTCTTTCGGCGGGCATTCCGCTGATCCGTACCAATACCGATCTCGTCGGCTTCCTTCGAAAAGACGCTCCGCTGCGCGTCGATACGACGTGGATCGACGAGCACCTGGCCGGAACGATGCCTCTGGACTTCGTGATCCGCCGAACCGACGGAAAGCCCGTGCTCACGCTCGACGGCGCGCGCCGCCTCGAAGAGCTCGAGCGTTCGATTACCGCGCGCGAACACGTGGCGAGCGTGACCAGCGTCCTCGCGCTGGTGCGTCAGGTCCATCGTGCCGAGTCGGACGACCATCGTCTGGCGCTTCCCGCGGACGCCGAAACCCTGCAGGCCGAGATCGATCTGCTCGACGAAAGCGGGCATTCGCTGGTGCGGCGCTTTGCCGCACCGGAGATGACGTCGCTGCGCATGACGGCGCGCCTGCACGCCGTCGGAAGCGCCGTCTCCGGGCCGCTCGTCGCGGCAATCCGGAAGGATGCGGCGCGTATCCTCGGACCCGGCATCGAGCTGCAGCCGGTCGGATCGCTCTGGGAGGTCGTTCGCGATTCCGAAACGCTCGTCGATCAGCAGGTGACGAGCTTTGGCAGCGCGATCCTGCTCGTGGTCGCCGCAATCGGCCTTCTGCTGCGATCGTTCACGTTCACGATCGTCGCGATGATCCCGAACGTGATGCCGATCCTGTGGACCGGCGGGCTCATGGGCTACTCGGGCATCGAGCTGAGCACCGGCACCGCGATGATTGCGTCGGCCGTGCTCGGCCTCGTCGTCGACGACACGATCCATTACCTCTCGTACTACCGGCGCGTCTACCGCGGCGATGCCATTGCGGCGATACGCACGACCAGCCGTGCCATTGGCGCCCCGGTCACGGTGGCATCGACGAGCCTCGTGCTCGGCTTCTGGGTGGGCGCGCTCGGCAGCTTCCTTCCGACGATTTATTTCTCGCTGCTGACGGGCCTGACGATGATCACCGGCGTCGTCTGCGATCTTCTGGTGCTGCCGGCAAGCCTGGTGC